A region of Candidatus Thermoplasmatota archaeon DNA encodes the following proteins:
- a CDS encoding Lrp/AsnC family transcriptional regulator — MTARQDDAGSLKLDDLDIDILRSLNENARKSFRDIAKELHVSLTTVSNRIRAMERASVIQGYMPIVDAAKLGYDIMVVIGIKVIHGRIVETERDLAKETGVFAVFDSTGEWDAIVMARFQNRGELNTFVKKVLDHENVDRTYTQVVLNVTKDEKRVLV, encoded by the coding sequence TTTGGACATTGATATCCTAAGGAGCCTGAACGAGAACGCGCGGAAGAGCTTCCGGGACATCGCCAAGGAGCTGCACGTCTCTCTCACAACGGTCTCGAACAGGATCAGGGCGATGGAGCGGGCTAGCGTAATCCAAGGCTACATGCCCATCGTCGACGCTGCGAAGCTGGGTTACGACATCATGGTGGTCATAGGCATCAAGGTCATCCACGGCAGGATAGTGGAGACCGAGCGCGATCTCGCGAAGGAGACGGGTGTTTTCGCCGTGTTCGACTCGACCGGGGAATGGGATGCGATCGTGATGGCCCGGTTCCAGAACAGGGGGGAGCTGAACACTTTCGTCAAGAAGGTCCTCGACCACGAGAACGTCGACAGGACCTACACGCAGGTGGTCCTGAACGTCACGAAGGACGAGAAGAGGGTCCTCGTCTGA